From the genome of Antennarius striatus isolate MH-2024 chromosome 19, ASM4005453v1, whole genome shotgun sequence, one region includes:
- the otofa gene encoding otoferlin isoform X7, with the protein MMAFMVHLKAVAHLRGRGDRIARVTFRGLSFYSRVVENCEDVARFNETFRWPIASRLDGNEMLEIQVYNYSKVFSNRLVGTFCMVLQKVADEGHLELTDTLTDDNNTSIKTSVTIEIRYQPMDGGSGSDRDFLDVPDDRDGMFAFETDSLLSGHSSGTSPGRSLQGSIPTFRKAGRGVFSAMKLGKIKISKDDHKRGEEPAVLDMDDLDRKAMRLAGSLEPDAVSLASVTAVTTNVSNKRSKPDIKMEPGSGRPVDYQISITVIEARQLMGLNMDPVVCVEIGDDRKYTSMKESTNCPYYNEYFVFDFHVPPDVMFDKIIKLSVIHSKNLLRSGTLVGTFKMDVGTVYSQPEHQFYHKWAILSDPDDITAGCKGYLKCDIAVVGKGDNIKTPHKANETDEDDVEGNLLLPEGIPAERQWARFYVKIHRAEGLPKMNTTIMANVKKAFIGESRDLVDPYVQVQFAGQKGKTSVQRSSYEPIWNEQVVFTELFPPLCKRIKVQIRDSDKVNDVAIGTHFIDLRKISNDGDKGFLPTLGPAWVNMYGSTRQYTLMDEHQDLNEGLGEGVSFRARLLLSIALEVLDTTSPEILSSTEVQVEPISNISESATGRMDEFFLFGSFLEATMIDRKIGDKAITFEITIGNYGNQIDGVSKSSSTKKKKKDGESEEEESELVQNSSEDEADEEGDLVSISCTPLMRPVITDRNYFHLPYFEKKPCVYIRSWWQDQRRRLYNSNMMDKIADKLEEGLNDVQEIIKTEKAFPERRLRGVLEELSIGCSRFVTLANKDMPQAGRTKLDRERLKSCMREMDSMGQQAKQIRTQVKKNTVRDKLKLVHNFLQKLRFLADEPQHSIPDVFIWMMTNNKRIAYARIPSKDILFSTVDEEMGRDCSKVKAVFLKLPGKKGFGPAGWTVQAKLELYLWLGLSKQRKDFLNGLPNGFEEIKAAKTGPGLLYGPPVNLVYNMKQVFQLRAHMYQARSLFAADSSGLSDPFARVFFSTHSQVTEVLSETLCPTWDQLLVFDDVELFGEASELRDDPPIIVIEIYDQDTVGKAEFIGRTFAKPTVKMCDEHYGPPRFPPQLEYYQVYRGNCTAGELLAAFELLQIGQGGRADLPPLEGPTDSEHGPVLPVPLGIRPVLSRYRIEVLFWGLRDLKRINLAQVDRPRVDIECAGRGVQSVLIQNYKKNPNFSILVKWFEVDLPENELLHPPLNIRVVDCRAFGRYILVGSHAVTSLRRFIYSTPDKTTNNWATAAKLMNGYMVLANGGSQPRSSPVLSSRTFSRPAGDIIINLEAEPSVRKTDTIVKLDATSDAVVKVDTIEEESDKKKKKKKKKGGVEEEEETDERMLDWWSKYFASIETLKETLRAQEAAQAEAEDREDLEIAVETTGSRAKDKGKDRKSSRDRKKGLAAADGADRRPLKAKVDELLVYNKELESEYGNFEDWLHTFNLYRGKAGDDDEHALDDDRIVGRFKGSLCMYKLPLSEEITREAGFDPNMGMFQSIPHNDPINVLVRVYVVRATDLHPADINGKADPYIVIKLGRSEVKDKENYISKQLNPVFGKSFDIEATFPMESMLTVSVYDWDLVGTDDLIGETKIDLENRFYSKYRATCGISSNYSVHGYNVWRDPLKPSQILAKLCKDGKIDGPHYGPGGKVKVANRIFLGPTEIEDENGLKKQTEEHLALTVLNHWEEIPRLGCKLVPEHVETRPLLNPDKPGIEQGRIEMWVDMFPMDIPAPGPAIDISPRKPKRYELRVIIWNTDEVILEDDDYFTGEKSSDIFVRGWLKGQQEDKQDTDVHYHSLTGEGNFNWRFVFPFDYLMAEEKIVISKKESMFSWDETEYKIPPRLTLQVWDADHFSADDFLGAIELDLNRFPRGAKTAKQCSLDMIRNEQELPTISIFKQKRVKGWWPFVARDENDEMELTGKVEAELHLVTAEEAEKSPVGLGRNEPDPLEKPNRPDTTFLWFLSPLKAIRYLVCNRYKWLIIKLVLALLLLVMLGLFLYSMPGYLVKKLLGA; encoded by the exons ATGATGGCCTTCATGGTCCACCTGAAGGCGGTGGCGCACCTCCGGGGGAGGGGTGACCGGATCGCCAGGGTTACCTTCAGAG GTCTGTCCTTCTACAGCCGGGTGGTGGAGAACTGTGAGGACGTCGCTCGCTTTAATGAG ACCTTCCGGTGGCCCATCGCCAGCAGGCTGGACGGAAACGAGATGCTGGAGATCCAAGTTTACAACTACAGCAAAGTCTTCTCCAACAG GCTGGTGGGAACGTTCTGTATGGTCCTGCAGAAGGTGGCGGACGAGGGACACCTGGAGCTGACGGACACGCTAACGGACGACAACAACACATCCATTAAG ACCAGCGTTACCATAGAGATCCGGTACCAGCCCATGGACGGGGGGTCGGGAAGCGACCGGGACTTCCTAGACGTTCCCGACGACCGTGACGGGATGTTCGCCTTCGAGACGGACAGCCTGCTGTCGGGTCACAGCTCCGGGACGTCTCCGGGACGATCGCTGCAGGGATCCATACCCACCTTCAGGAA AGCAGGGAGGGGCGTTTTCTCCGCCATGAAACTCGGCAAGATCAAGATTTCTAAAGACGACCACAAGAGAGGAG AGGAGCCGGCAGTCCTGGACATGGACGACCTGGACAGGAAGGCGATGCGTCTCGCCGGATCTCTGGAGCCCGACGCCGTCTCCCTGGCGTCGGTCACGGCCGTCACCACCAACGTGTCCAACAAGAG GTCGAAGCCGGACATCAAGATGGAGCCGGGCTCGGGCCGACCGGTGGACTACCAG ATCAGCATCACGGTGATCGAGGCTCGACAGCTGATGGGGCTCAACATGGACCCCGTGGTCTGCGTGGAGATCGGCGACGACAGGAAGTACACGTCCATGAAGGAGTCGACAAACTGTCCGTATTACAACGAG TATTTCGTCTTCGACTTCCACGTCCCGCCTGACGTCATGTTCGACAAGATCATCAAGCTGTCG GTCATCCACTCCAAAAACCTCCTTCGCAGCGGGACGTTGGTGGGAACGTTCAAGATGGACGTCGGGACGGTTTACTCCCAACCCG AGCATCAGTTTTACCACAAGTGGGCCATCCTGTCCgaccctgatgacatcacagcggggTGCAAAGGGTACCTCAAGTGTGACATCGCCGTGGTCGGGAAGGGCGACAACATCAAGACGCCGCACAAAGCCAACGAGACGGACGAGGACGACGTGGAggg GAACCTCCTGCTGCCTGAGGGCATCCCAGCAGAGCGCCAGTGGGCGCGCTTCTACGTGAAGATCCACCGCGCCGAGGGCCTCCCCAAGATGAACACCACCATCATGGCCAACGTGAAGAAGGCCTTCATCGGCGAGAGCCGGGACCTGGTGGACCCCTACGTGCAAGTCCAGTTCGCCGGGCAGAAG GGGAAGACGTCGGTCCAGAGGAGCAGCTACGAACCCATCTGGAACGAGCAGGTCGTCTTCACGGAGCTCTTCCCTCCCCTCTGCAAACGCATCAAGGTCCAGATACGGGACTCGGACAAGGTCAACGACGTCGCCATAGGAACGCACTTCATCGACTTACGCAAGATATCCAACGATGGCGACAAAG GGTTCCTGCCCACCCTGGGTCCAGCCTGGGTCAACATGTACGGTTCTACCCGGCAGTACACCCTGATGGACGAGCACCAGGATCTCAACGAGGGTCTGGGGGAGGGCGTGTCCTTCAGAGCCCGTCTGCTGCTGTCCATCGCCCTGGAGGTCCTGGACACCACCTCCCCCGAGATCCTCAGCTCCACTGAGGTGCAGGTGGAGCCCATCTCCAACATCTCGGAG AGCGCCACCGGCAGAATGGATGAGTTCTTCCTCTTCGGCTCCTTCCTGGAGGCCACCATGATCGACAGGAAGATCGGCGACAAAGCAATAACTTTTGAAATCACCATCG GTAACTATGGCAACCAGATAGATGGAGTGAGCAAGAGTTCGtcgacaaagaagaagaagaaggacggAGAGAGCGAGGAAGAAGAGAGCGAGCTCGTCCAGAACTCCAGCGAGGACGAAGCCGACGAGGAAGGAGACCTGGTGTCAATCTCCTGTACGCCGCTAATGAGGCCCGTCATCACCGAcag GAACTACTTCCATCTCCCCTACTTTGAGAAGAAGCCGTGTGTCTACATCAGAAGCTGGTGGCAGGACCAGAGGAGACGGCTTTACAACTCCAACATGATGGACAAGATCGCCGACAAACTG GAAGAAGGTCTGAACGACGTGCAGGAGATCATCAAGACGGAGAAGGCCTTTCCAGAGCGCCGCCTGAGGGGGGtcctggaggagctgagcaTCGGCTGCAG CCGATTCGTGACTCTGGCGAACAAAGACATGCCCCAGGCGGGCCGAACCAAACTGGATCGAGAGCGACTCAAGTCCTGCATGAGAGAGATG gacagcATGGGCCAACAGGCCAAGCAGATCCGCACTCAGgtgaagaaaaacacagtgCGAGACAAATTGAAGCTGGTCCACAACTTCCTGCAGAAGCTGCGTTTCCTCGCCGACGAG CCTCAGCACAGCATCCCGGACGTGTTCATCTGGATGATGACCAACAACAAGCGCATAGCCTACGCCCGGATCCCCTCCAAAGACATCCTGTTCTCCACGGTGGACGAGGAGATGGGAAGAGACTGCAGCAAAGTCAAAGCCGTCTTCCTCAAA CTGCCTGGGAAGAAGGGTTTTGGTCCGGCAGGCTGGACAGTTCAGGCGAAGCTGGAGTTGTACCTTTGGCTCGGACTCAGCAAGCAGAGGAAGGACTTCCTCAATGGGCTACCCAACGGGTTCGAAGAGATAAAAGCTGCTAAGACGGGACCCGGTCTCCTCTACGGGCCTCCCGTCAACCTGGTCTACAACA TGAAGCAGGTGTTCCAACTCAGGGCCCACATGTACCAGGCCCGCAGCCTGTTCGCCGCCGACAGCAGCGGCCTGTCAGACCCCTTCGCCCGGGTCTTCTTCTCCACCCACAGCCAGGTCACCGAG GTCCTGAGCGAGACCCTTTGCCCCACGTGGGACCAGCTGCTGGTGTTCGACGATGTGGAGCTGTTTGGAGAGGCCAGCGAGCTGAGGGACGACCCGCCGATCATCGTCATTGAAATCTACGACCAGGACACGGTG GGCAAGGCGGAGTTCATCGGTCGGACGTTTGCCAAACCTACCGTCAAGATGTGCGACGAGCACTACGGCCCCCCGAGGTTCCCACCCCAGCTGGAGTATTACCAGGTCTACCGGGGCAACTGCACCGCCGGGGAGCTGCTGGCCGCCTTCGAGCTGCTGCAG ATCGGCCAAGGAGGTCGAGCAGATCTTCCTCCCCTTGAGGGACCGACGGACTCGGAGCACGGACCCGTCCTGCCCGTGCCGCTCGGCATCCGCCCCGTCTTGAGTCGCTACCGGATTGAG GTTCTGTTCTGGGGCTTAAGGGACCTAAAGAGGATCAATCTGGCTCAGGTGGACCGGCCCCGCGTCGACATCGAGTGCGCAGGTCGAGGCGTGCAGTCGGTCCTGATCCAGAACTACAAAAAGAACCCCAACTTCAGCATCCTGGTCAAATGGTTTGAGGTG GACCTGCCAGAGAACGAGCTCCTCCATCCTCCGCTCAACATCCGGGTGGTGGACTGCCGGGCGTTTGGCCGCTACATCCTGGTGGGGTCGCACGCCGTCACCAGCCTGAGACGCTTCATCTACAGCACACCGGACAAGACCACCAACAACTGGGCCACAGCAG CTAAGCTAATGAACGGCTATATGGTCCTCGCCAATGGCGGCTCCCAGCCTCGCTCCTCACCCGTCCTTTCCTCCCGCACCTTCTCTCGCCCCgcaggtgacatcatcatcaacctGGAGGCGGAGCCTTCGGTCCGGAAGACGGACACCATCGTCAAGCTGGACGCc ACGTCCGACGCCGTCGTTAAGGTGGACACG ATTGAAGAGGAGAGcgacaagaaaaagaagaagaagaagaagaagggaggcgtggaggaagaggaggagacggatGAACGAATGCTGGACTGGTGGTCCAAATATTTCGCCTCAATAGAGACGCTGAAGGAG ACCCTCAGAGCCCAGGAGGCGGCTCAGGCCGAAGCCGAGGACCGGGAGGACCTGGAAATAGCGGTTGAGACCACAG GCTCCCGAGCAAAAGACAAGGGCAAAGACAGGAAGAGCTCCCGGGACAGAAAGAAGGGTCTAGCTGCTGCCGACGGCGCCGACAGACGGCCGCTCAAAGCCAAAGTGGACGAGCTGCTG GTGTACAACAAGGAGCTGGAGAGCGAGTACGGAAACTTTGAGGACTGGCTGCACACGTTCAACCTGTACAGGGGGAAGGCCGGCGACGACGACGAGCACGCCCTGGACGACGACAGGATCGTCGGAAGATTCAAG GGATCCTTATGCATGTACAAGCTACCTCTGTCCGAGGAGATCACCAGGGAGGCGGGATTCGATCCCAACATGGGTATGTTCCAGAGCATTCCGCACAACGATCCCATCAACGTCCTGGTCCGGGTCTACGTAGTCCGG GCTACAGACCTCCATCCCGCTGACATCAACGGAAAGGCCGATCCATACATTGTCATCAAGCTGGGAAGGTCCGAAGTTAAGGACAAGGAGAACTACATCTCCAAACAGCTCAATCCTGTATTTGGGAA GTCGTTCGACATTGAGGCCACCTTCCCCATGGAGTCCATGCTGACGGTGTCCGTGTACGACTGGGACCTGGTCGGGACCGACGACCTGATCGGAGAGACCAAGATCGACCTGGAGAACCGTTTCTACAGCAAATACAGAGCCACCTGCGGGATTTCATCCAACTACTCTGT TCACGGGTACAACGTTTGGCGAGACCCCCTGAAACCAAGTCAGATCCTGGCCAAACTCTGCAAGGACGGCAAAATTGATGGACCTCATTACGGACCTGGAGGCAAAGTGAAGGTGGCCAATCGAATCTTCCTGGGACCTACGGAGATCGAGGATGAAAACG GCCTGAAGAAGCAGACGGAGGAGCACCTGGCTCTGACGGTGCTCAACCACTGGGAGGAGATCCCCAGGCTGGGCTGCAAGCTGGTCCCGGAACACGTGGAGACCCGACCCCTGCTGAACCCCGACAAACCCGGGATTGAGCAG GGCCGGATCGAGATGTGGGTGGACATGTTCCCCATGGACATCCCTGCTCCTGGACCGGCCATCGACATATCGCCACGGAAACCAAAGAG ATATGAGCTCAGGGTGATAATTTGGAATACAGACGAAGTTATACTGGAGGACGATGATTACTTCACTGGGGAAAAGTCCAGTGACATATTTGTCAGGGG GTGGCTGAAGGGGCAACAGGAGGACAAGCAGGACACGGACGTCCACTACCACTCCCTGACGGGCGAGGGCAACTTCAACTGGCGCTTCGTCTTCCCCTTCGACTACCTGATGGCCGAGGAGAAGATCGTCATCTCCAAGAAGGAGTCCATGTTCTCCTGGGACGAGACTGAGTACAAGATCCCCCCTCGCCTCACGCTGCAGGTCTGGGACGCCGACCACTTCTCCGCGGATGACTTCCTGG GTGCCATCGAGTTGGACCTGAACCGGTTCCCCCGCGGCGCCAAGACGGCCAAGCAGTGTTCCCTGGACATGATCCGCAACgagcaggagctgcccaccatCTCCATCTTCAAGCAGAAGCGCGTCAAGGGCTGGTGGCCGTTCGTGGCCCGAGACGAGAACGACGAGATGGAGCTCACG GGTAaagtggaggcggagcttcatcTGGTAACGGCAGAGGAGGCGGAGAAAAGTCCCGTGGGTCTGGGCCGAAACGAGCCGGACCCCCTGGAGAAACCAAA